One Fuerstiella marisgermanici DNA window includes the following coding sequences:
- a CDS encoding aldehyde dehydrogenase family protein, with translation MSIATETGSFAAPAVRQTGILIGDEWRPAVSGKTFKTINPATEEVICEVAEGDKEDVDLAVHAARSAFESGSWSKMDARDRGRLMMKLADLMEENLDELAALETLDNGKPIGDARAADLPLAIDCIRYYAGWADKIHGDTIPVRGDYFCYTRREPIGVCGQIIPWNFPILMTAWKWGPALSMGNTVVMKPAEQTPLTCLRLGELALEAGFPPGVINIVPGFGPTAGAAIVKHGLVDKIAFTGSGETAQRIMVDAATTLKRLTFELGGKSPNIVFADADLDAAIAGAEFGLFFNQGQCCCAGSRLFVEDSVHDEFVERVVSRASQRVLGNPFDSETTQGPQVDKDQFDKIMHYIDSGNKEGAECVTGGQRVGNRGFFIEPTVFTNVNDDMAIAKEEIFGPVMSILKFSDMNEAISRANNTTFGLAAAVWTSDVKKAHQIAASVRAGTVWVNCYDVFDAAAPFGGFKMSGMGRELGQAGLQNYTELKTVTMALGD, from the coding sequence ATGTCAATAGCTACCGAAACTGGTTCCTTCGCGGCTCCCGCTGTTCGGCAAACGGGGATCCTGATTGGCGACGAATGGCGACCGGCGGTCAGCGGCAAGACCTTTAAAACGATTAACCCGGCCACGGAAGAAGTCATTTGCGAAGTCGCGGAAGGCGACAAAGAAGATGTCGACCTCGCGGTACATGCCGCTCGGTCTGCCTTCGAAAGCGGATCCTGGTCGAAGATGGATGCTCGGGATCGAGGTAGGCTGATGATGAAGCTGGCCGACTTGATGGAAGAAAATCTCGACGAACTCGCGGCACTGGAAACGCTGGACAACGGCAAACCCATCGGCGACGCTCGAGCCGCCGACCTTCCGCTGGCGATTGACTGCATCCGCTATTACGCTGGCTGGGCAGACAAGATTCACGGCGACACCATTCCGGTTCGCGGTGATTACTTTTGTTATACACGCCGCGAACCGATCGGCGTGTGTGGGCAGATCATTCCGTGGAATTTCCCCATTCTAATGACGGCCTGGAAGTGGGGTCCGGCCCTGTCGATGGGCAACACCGTTGTGATGAAGCCTGCCGAACAAACACCGCTGACCTGTTTGCGACTCGGCGAACTCGCATTAGAAGCAGGCTTTCCGCCAGGCGTGATTAACATTGTGCCAGGCTTCGGTCCGACGGCTGGAGCGGCCATCGTAAAGCACGGACTGGTCGACAAGATCGCGTTTACAGGCTCGGGCGAAACGGCTCAGCGAATCATGGTCGATGCGGCCACGACATTAAAACGCCTCACCTTCGAACTGGGCGGCAAGTCGCCCAACATCGTCTTTGCCGACGCTGATCTGGATGCCGCGATTGCCGGTGCTGAGTTCGGCTTGTTCTTCAATCAGGGCCAGTGCTGTTGTGCGGGCAGTCGATTGTTTGTGGAAGATTCGGTGCACGATGAATTTGTGGAACGAGTGGTCTCACGAGCCAGCCAGCGCGTACTGGGCAACCCATTCGACAGCGAGACGACTCAAGGGCCGCAGGTCGACAAGGATCAGTTCGACAAAATCATGCACTACATCGACAGCGGCAACAAGGAAGGCGCCGAATGTGTTACGGGCGGTCAGCGCGTCGGCAATCGCGGGTTCTTTATTGAGCCGACCGTGTTCACAAACGTCAACGATGACATGGCCATCGCGAAAGAAGAAATCTTCGGCCCGGTGATGAGCATTCTGAAGTTCAGCGACATGAACGAAGCGATCAGCCGAGCCAACAACACCACATTCGGCCTCGCCGCCGCCGTGTGGACAAGCGACGTGAAGAAGGCTCACCAGATTGCCGCCAGTGTGCGAGCGGGAACCGTGTGGGTGAACTGCTATGACGTGTTCGACGCGGCAGCCCCGTTCGGCGGCTTCAAAATGAGTGGCATGGGTCGCGAACTGGGGCAGGCCGGTTTGCAAAACTATACGGAACTGAAAACCGTGACGATGGCTCTGGGTGATTAG
- a CDS encoding ABC transporter ATP-binding protein, with the protein MHSSNSDSQNALEALTQTAKASSRARFENYRQQAQSGALPRGSVHSSTPARGRKDRVRPAKELIFRFFGLLSPFRWQIVTILSSLTVATLLALIPPAGTKFLVDYVLSSEPFPEWLATRYPSLTNPKNLLMATVLVVVTISLMKIALHIWGRWYATRITKHIQLNVRRKVYEHAIRLPLHRVQEIRSGGVASILREDGGSVGELVFGLLYNPWRAVIQLVGSFLVLAWVDWTLLLGALVLLPLVFFSHRAWIGKIRPQFRAIRKQREQIDASATEAFAGIRIVRAFSRQKRESARFITENNLMVRKELYAWWWMRIVEMIWEAMIPITSAALLSYGGLRVLEGALTIGDLMMFLVYLLMLLEPLAALANSATSFQNSLSGLDRVLDLLDEPREMVSTPESIRINSDTAKGDIEFRDVTFAYPGTDSPALQHIDLKVKAGQTVALVGPSGAGKTTLCNLVARFYDATEGRVLLDGIPLTDYDVESFRSLLGVVEQDVFLFDGTIADNIAYARRDATDVDIRRAAEAANAVEFIDRMTDGMHTIIGERGVRLSGGQRQRLAIARAILADPKLLILDEATSNLDTDSEQLIQESLSKLMKDRTSFVIAHRLSTIAGADLICVVEHGEITQTGSHDELMSSGGKYKSMVEQQVQMTLGKADPNLLTTSKS; encoded by the coding sequence ATGCACAGTTCTAACAGCGATTCGCAGAATGCACTAGAGGCTCTGACTCAGACAGCCAAGGCAAGTAGTCGAGCCCGTTTCGAAAATTACCGCCAGCAGGCTCAGTCGGGCGCATTGCCGCGCGGCAGCGTGCATTCTTCCACACCGGCACGCGGCCGGAAAGACCGAGTGCGCCCCGCGAAGGAGTTGATTTTTCGCTTTTTCGGGCTGCTGTCACCTTTTCGTTGGCAGATCGTCACGATCCTTTCTTCGTTGACCGTTGCCACGCTGCTGGCGTTGATCCCGCCCGCCGGGACTAAGTTTCTGGTGGACTACGTGCTGTCTTCCGAGCCGTTTCCGGAATGGTTGGCAACGCGGTATCCGTCGCTGACGAATCCCAAAAACCTGCTGATGGCGACCGTACTGGTCGTCGTCACGATTTCGCTGATGAAGATCGCGTTGCACATTTGGGGACGCTGGTATGCGACGCGAATTACCAAACACATTCAGTTGAATGTGCGCCGCAAAGTCTACGAACACGCCATCCGTCTGCCGCTGCACCGAGTTCAGGAAATCCGTTCCGGCGGCGTGGCGTCCATCCTGCGCGAAGATGGTGGCAGCGTTGGTGAGCTCGTATTTGGACTTCTTTACAACCCGTGGCGGGCCGTCATTCAATTGGTTGGCAGTTTTCTGGTGCTGGCGTGGGTCGACTGGACCCTGCTGCTGGGAGCCCTCGTGCTGTTGCCATTGGTCTTCTTCAGCCACCGCGCGTGGATTGGAAAAATCCGGCCTCAGTTTCGGGCCATCCGCAAGCAGCGAGAACAAATTGATGCCAGCGCGACCGAAGCGTTTGCCGGGATTCGCATTGTGCGAGCGTTCAGTCGGCAGAAACGCGAATCGGCTCGGTTTATTACCGAAAACAACCTGATGGTGCGCAAGGAATTATACGCATGGTGGTGGATGCGAATTGTGGAGATGATTTGGGAGGCCATGATCCCCATCACCAGCGCGGCACTGCTGTCGTACGGCGGATTGCGAGTTCTGGAAGGGGCTCTTACGATCGGCGACCTGATGATGTTTCTGGTCTACCTGCTGATGCTGCTGGAACCTCTGGCAGCTTTGGCCAACAGCGCGACATCGTTTCAAAATAGTCTTAGCGGGCTGGACCGAGTTCTCGACCTGCTGGACGAACCTCGCGAGATGGTTTCGACGCCGGAGTCCATTCGCATCAATAGCGATACGGCGAAAGGTGACATCGAATTCCGAGACGTTACGTTTGCCTATCCCGGCACCGATTCGCCCGCTCTGCAGCACATCGATCTGAAAGTGAAGGCCGGTCAAACGGTGGCGTTGGTTGGGCCGAGCGGCGCCGGGAAGACGACATTGTGTAACCTGGTAGCTCGCTTCTACGACGCGACCGAAGGCCGGGTACTGCTGGACGGCATTCCGCTGACCGACTACGACGTCGAATCGTTTCGTAGCTTGCTGGGAGTAGTTGAGCAGGACGTGTTCCTGTTCGACGGCACCATTGCCGACAACATCGCGTACGCTCGCCGCGATGCCACTGACGTCGACATCCGCCGCGCGGCAGAAGCGGCGAACGCGGTTGAGTTTATCGATCGCATGACAGACGGAATGCACACGATTATCGGTGAACGCGGCGTGCGGCTAAGCGGCGGGCAGCGGCAGCGACTGGCGATTGCCCGAGCGATTCTGGCGGACCCTAAACTGCTGATTCTGGACGAAGCGACCAGCAATCTGGATACCGACAGCGAACAGCTTATTCAGGAATCGCTGTCTAAACTGATGAAGGACCGCACGTCGTTTGTGATCGCTCACCGGCTAAGCACGATTGCAGGAGCCGACCTGATTTGCGTCGTCGAGCACGGTGAGATTACACAAACGGGCAGCCACGACGAACTGATGAGTTCCGGTGGCAAGTACAAGTCGATGGTTGAACAGCAGGTTCAGATGACGTTAGGGAAGGCGGACCCGAATTTGTTGACGACATCGAAGTCGTAA